Proteins encoded together in one Synergistaceae bacterium window:
- the rlmN gene encoding 23S rRNA (adenine(2503)-C(2))-methyltransferase RlmN — translation MGEKIYALDFNNEEWVKWLEEELQQPKFRADQICGWMWQRHVFDVGQMTDLSVRLRELLAQRVDFSVPVLVKEQRSNIDGTRKYLWQLRDGESVESVLLKQGDRLTACISTQVGCPLQCTFCATGLSGYVRSLSAGEIAGQFLAMEKEVERDINNVVYMGMGEPFLNTDNVLKSIRMLNSPKMRNLGIRHITISTSGVIPGIRELANSGLGVKLAVSLHAVNDELRSMLMPVNQTFPVDELRMAMQEYQKITGDRLTIEYVLFGGINDSVEHARELVRYLKGIHVFINLIPFNAVDGRYEKPKPENVLRFRTILETAGFESEIRQEQGSDIDAACGQLRRKTMTGEPCALEPKAYIGKQAVKKETDPAPARAHRSRAGIRGEPRPQEAGGAKRMSDATRSGSDPKEITKKPSGGFVEERGGRRAPVSRDKRGKTDRPAQERYRSGRMKEERPKYRGQGEGTELEAGGKTEHPRKEVKRSPSGYKPRDGKPEDGRGTRGERPAYKVHDKGAEPERSEYKIRDGKSASRHGEKKSDSRGKKASPKTRSGAKPSKGLRKAPVRGVSKTKRPPKKSL, via the coding sequence ATGGGTGAAAAAATTTATGCATTAGACTTTAACAACGAAGAATGGGTCAAATGGCTCGAGGAAGAGCTGCAGCAGCCTAAATTCCGCGCAGACCAGATCTGCGGATGGATGTGGCAGAGGCATGTATTTGATGTCGGACAGATGACTGACCTCTCGGTCCGGCTGCGTGAACTTCTTGCGCAGCGGGTCGATTTCAGCGTGCCTGTACTCGTGAAAGAGCAGCGTTCCAATATAGACGGAACGAGGAAATATTTATGGCAGCTGCGTGACGGAGAGAGCGTTGAGTCTGTGCTGCTGAAACAGGGAGACAGACTGACAGCATGTATATCGACGCAGGTTGGCTGTCCGCTGCAGTGTACGTTCTGTGCTACCGGGCTCTCAGGATATGTCAGAAGCCTCTCAGCCGGTGAAATAGCGGGACAGTTCCTGGCAATGGAAAAAGAAGTTGAACGCGATATAAACAATGTCGTCTACATGGGGATGGGAGAGCCGTTTCTGAACACAGACAACGTATTGAAGTCGATACGTATGCTCAACAGCCCTAAGATGAGAAACCTCGGCATCCGCCATATCACTATCTCAACCTCCGGTGTGATCCCGGGGATACGCGAGCTTGCGAATTCCGGGCTTGGAGTGAAACTCGCTGTTTCGCTCCATGCAGTGAATGATGAGCTCAGAAGCATGCTCATGCCTGTCAACCAGACATTCCCTGTAGATGAGCTGCGCATGGCTATGCAGGAATATCAGAAGATAACCGGAGACAGATTAACGATAGAATATGTGCTCTTTGGCGGGATAAACGACAGCGTGGAGCATGCGCGCGAGCTAGTGCGCTACCTTAAGGGGATACATGTGTTCATCAACCTGATCCCGTTCAATGCGGTTGACGGACGTTATGAAAAACCCAAGCCGGAGAACGTTTTAAGATTCCGCACGATTCTGGAGACGGCCGGATTTGAATCGGAAATACGCCAGGAACAGGGATCTGACATCGATGCTGCCTGCGGCCAGCTTAGGAGAAAGACCATGACCGGCGAACCGTGTGCGCTTGAACCTAAGGCATATATCGGGAAACAGGCTGTTAAAAAGGAAACCGACCCGGCTCCGGCAAGAGCTCACCGCAGCCGGGCCGGCATCCGCGGCGAACCGCGCCCGCAGGAAGCAGGCGGGGCAAAAAGGATGAGTGATGCGACGCGCAGCGGATCAGATCCAAAAGAGATAACAAAAAAACCTTCCGGGGGATTTGTCGAAGAACGCGGCGGGCGAAGGGCGCCGGTCTCCCGCGATAAGCGCGGCAAGACAGACAGGCCGGCACAGGAACGCTATCGCAGCGGCAGGATGAAGGAAGAGCGCCCGAAATACAGAGGTCAGGGCGAGGGGACGGAGCTTGAAGCCGGGGGTAAAACAGAGCATCCCCGCAAAGAAGTAAAAAGAAGTCCTTCCGGCTACAAACCCCGCGACGGCAAGCCGGAGGATGGCCGCGGGACGCGCGGCGAACGTCCGGCATATAAGGTACATGACAAGGGTGCCGAGCCGGAGCGCAGTGAATACAAAATCCGTGACGGTAAATCCGCATCCCGGCACGGAGAGAAAAAATCTGATTCCCGCGGCAAGAAGGCTTCTCCGAAGACCCGGAGCGGAGCGAAACCTTCAAAGGGGTTGCGCAAAGCTCCGGTAAGAGGCGTATCTAAAACTAAAAGACCGCCTAAGAAATCCTTATAG
- a CDS encoding serine hydroxymethyltransferase: protein MTQTLKILDPDIYKLTADELGRQRVHVELIASENFVPRALLEIQGSILTNKYAEGYPHHKYYGGCQYVEAIEEIAIQRACRLFGADHANVQPHAGASANQAVFFATVDPGDTVLSMKLDHGGHLSHGHPVNFSGRFYNIVGYGVSRETETIDYDEVERLAKESRPKLIIAGASAYPRFIDFARFRAIADEVGAVLLVDMAHIAGLVAGGVHPNPMPYSDFVSSTSHKTLRGTRGAFVLCKEKYAQLLDKTVFPGIQGGPLVQSIAGKAVTFMLAGTEEFKQYSAQVVSNAASFAKALTDRGFRLVSGGTDNHLILLDLRSRSISGREGETLLGEVGITCNKNMIPFDPAKPMVTSGVRLGTAAVTTRGMKETQMEIIAEAIDTVLSNPNNETIKKEVRARMSALTEEFPLYPDLVQPWAN from the coding sequence ATGACACAGACATTAAAGATACTAGATCCTGATATATACAAACTGACAGCGGATGAGCTCGGCAGGCAGCGCGTCCATGTCGAGCTCATAGCCTCGGAGAATTTTGTGCCCCGCGCTCTGCTTGAGATACAGGGTTCCATTCTGACGAACAAATATGCCGAGGGGTATCCGCACCATAAATATTACGGCGGCTGCCAGTATGTGGAGGCAATAGAAGAAATAGCGATCCAGCGAGCATGCAGGCTATTCGGTGCAGATCATGCAAATGTCCAGCCGCATGCCGGCGCCAGTGCCAATCAGGCTGTCTTCTTTGCGACGGTGGACCCCGGAGACACAGTCCTCTCAATGAAGCTTGACCACGGCGGACATCTTTCACACGGACATCCGGTTAACTTTTCGGGGCGTTTCTACAATATAGTCGGATACGGCGTGAGCCGCGAAACGGAGACTATCGACTATGACGAGGTTGAACGTTTGGCGAAGGAAAGCAGGCCTAAACTGATAATTGCCGGTGCAAGCGCATACCCGCGTTTTATTGATTTTGCCCGGTTTCGTGCCATAGCTGACGAAGTCGGGGCAGTGTTGCTTGTTGATATGGCCCATATCGCAGGTCTTGTCGCAGGAGGAGTTCATCCGAACCCGATGCCGTATTCCGATTTTGTAAGCTCCACGTCGCATAAGACGCTTCGCGGGACGAGAGGCGCGTTTGTCCTCTGCAAGGAGAAATATGCCCAGCTGCTTGACAAAACTGTTTTCCCCGGAATACAGGGCGGTCCGCTTGTCCAGTCTATAGCGGGAAAGGCTGTAACGTTCATGCTGGCCGGGACCGAAGAGTTCAAACAGTATTCGGCCCAGGTCGTAAGCAACGCCGCGTCATTTGCAAAGGCGCTGACAGACAGGGGTTTCCGCCTTGTCTCAGGTGGTACGGACAACCATCTCATACTGCTTGATCTCCGCTCGCGCAGCATCTCAGGCAGGGAAGGCGAGACGCTGCTTGGCGAAGTCGGGATAACCTGCAACAAGAATATGATCCCATTTGACCCGGCGAAGCCTATGGTCACAAGCGGCGTGCGCCTCGGAACGGCGGCCGTAACTACGCGCGGCATGAAGGAAACACAGATGGAAATAATTGCGGAAGCGATAGACACAGTACTTTCGAACCCGAACAACGAGACTATAAAGAAAGAAGTAAGGGCTCGCATGTCAGCACTCACTGAGGAGTTCCCGCTATATCCGGACCTTGTGCAGCCCTGGGCTAATTAA
- the glmS gene encoding glutamine--fructose-6-phosphate transaminase (isomerizing) has translation MCGIMGYIGGRETTKVILDGLAKHEYRGYDSAGIAVIRDGKIYELRTIGRVCQLAEKVAKEKFTGDFGIGHTRWATHGGVTENNAHPHMSSDGRVVLVHNGIIENARDIRAELEAKGIKFHTETDTESAVQYLGWVYKGDPKDAIVQLTNRIRGAFALVIMFCDKPNEIWVARKGSPLVVGHAGNEGFCASDPTALLEYTRDVWFMDDDEIGQITETGCKFFDFDGVEHEKQSMHLDWDAAMTTRGDYPHFMLKEIHEQPEVVTRTLLGRVADNSVDLSKELDWTAEQIAKWKKIHFVACGTSHYATIVAARIMETFGDFEIRTEVASEYRYRNIPIGPDTLAIFVSQSGETADTLQAARLAKSRGATCIVVTNVRGSTIHREVDYALVTPAGPEIGVAATKTFMAQITVLTLLGLYLSKLRNELPPKTEKRIISALMDIPAKLAKILSEEKEIARIARNFADARGFFFIGRGLAYPPALEGALKLKEISYLHAEAYPAGEMKHGPIALLDKELPVVALVPKNDLWEKTISNIEESMARKSPIIAIATEGDAEIGHYSKNVIFTPETEPELFPFVAVVPLQLFAYYVARQRGCDIDMPRNLAKSVTVE, from the coding sequence ATGTGCGGAATCATGGGTTACATCGGGGGCAGGGAGACTACTAAAGTTATCCTGGATGGTCTCGCCAAACATGAATACAGGGGTTACGATTCTGCGGGCATCGCGGTCATCAGAGACGGCAAGATTTATGAGCTTCGCACGATCGGAAGGGTCTGCCAGCTTGCAGAGAAGGTCGCAAAGGAAAAATTCACAGGCGACTTCGGCATAGGTCACACAAGATGGGCAACACACGGCGGGGTAACAGAGAACAATGCACACCCGCATATGAGCAGCGACGGCCGTGTTGTGCTCGTACACAACGGCATAATAGAAAACGCCCGCGATATCCGTGCAGAGCTCGAAGCCAAGGGCATAAAATTCCACACCGAGACAGACACAGAGTCCGCGGTGCAGTACCTCGGGTGGGTTTATAAAGGAGATCCAAAAGACGCGATAGTCCAGCTCACAAATCGTATCCGCGGCGCATTCGCGCTCGTCATAATGTTCTGTGACAAGCCCAATGAGATATGGGTGGCGCGCAAGGGATCACCGCTGGTAGTAGGCCACGCGGGAAATGAGGGCTTCTGTGCTTCCGACCCGACAGCGCTGCTCGAATATACGCGCGACGTCTGGTTTATGGACGACGATGAGATAGGACAGATAACCGAAACGGGATGCAAATTCTTTGATTTCGACGGTGTCGAACATGAAAAACAGTCGATGCACCTTGACTGGGATGCGGCGATGACCACCCGCGGAGATTATCCTCATTTTATGCTCAAAGAGATACACGAACAGCCGGAGGTAGTAACGCGCACACTTCTGGGACGCGTCGCGGACAACAGTGTCGACCTGAGCAAGGAGCTCGACTGGACGGCGGAACAGATAGCGAAATGGAAAAAAATCCACTTCGTTGCATGCGGCACATCACACTATGCAACTATTGTGGCGGCGAGAATTATGGAGACTTTCGGGGATTTTGAGATCCGCACTGAAGTGGCGTCGGAATATCGCTATAGGAACATCCCTATCGGCCCGGATACACTTGCCATATTCGTCTCGCAGTCCGGTGAGACCGCCGACACTCTCCAGGCCGCTCGCCTTGCAAAATCCAGAGGGGCAACGTGCATCGTAGTAACGAACGTGCGCGGCTCAACCATACACCGCGAAGTGGACTATGCGCTTGTGACCCCTGCAGGGCCGGAGATAGGGGTAGCTGCAACAAAGACCTTCATGGCCCAGATAACGGTCCTCACGCTGCTTGGCCTCTACCTTTCAAAACTCAGGAACGAGCTGCCGCCAAAGACCGAGAAAAGGATCATATCAGCTCTGATGGACATCCCGGCAAAGCTGGCGAAAATACTTTCAGAGGAAAAAGAGATAGCCCGGATAGCGCGTAATTTCGCCGACGCAAGGGGCTTCTTCTTCATAGGGAGAGGGCTCGCATATCCGCCGGCACTTGAAGGCGCGCTTAAACTGAAAGAAATATCCTACCTGCACGCGGAAGCATATCCGGCAGGAGAAATGAAGCATGGACCCATAGCGCTTCTTGACAAGGAACTGCCGGTGGTCGCACTAGTACCCAAAAATGATCTCTGGGAAAAAACAATATCAAACATCGAAGAATCCATGGCGCGCAAATCTCCCATAATCGCGATTGCCACCGAGGGTGACGCTGAGATCGGACATTATTCCAAAAACGTAATATTCACGCCCGAAACCGAGCCCGAGCTCTTCCCCTTCGTGGCAGTAGTGCCGCTTCAGCTTTTCGCATACTACGTGGCACGCCAGCGGGGCTGCGATATCGATATGCCAAGGAACCTCGCCAAGAGCGTTACAGTAGAATAA
- a CDS encoding GIY-YIG nuclease family protein, translating into MTVFVYIIKCSDGSLYTGWTTDVAKRIAAHNNGTGAKYTRGRRPVMLVHSESFASKEAALSREIAIKNLKRDKKLKLIEGEK; encoded by the coding sequence ATGACGGTATTCGTGTATATTATAAAATGTTCCGACGGGTCGCTTTATACGGGTTGGACTACTGATGTTGCAAAAAGAATAGCTGCGCACAACAACGGCACAGGCGCAAAATATACACGCGGACGCCGGCCGGTCATGTTGGTCCATTCAGAATCATTCGCGTCAAAAGAAGCGGCATTGTCAAGAGAAATCGCAATAAAAAACCTTAAACGCGACAAAAAACTCAAGTTGATCGAAGGCGAAAAATAA
- a CDS encoding adenylosuccinate synthase: protein MKGRTDVVLGVQWGDEGKGRVVDALAGDAGIVVRYQGGANAGHTVVVKDEKYVFHLLPSGILYPDKVCLIGNGVVLDPETLFEELDGLKARGKELARLVVSHGAHIVMPYHKMIDRLSEGARASDQKIGTTGRGIGPCYSDKFERVGIRAEDLTNPDILKEKLTLNIKLKNEILTKIYGAEPLDFENIYSTALEWGGRLKPMLGDAFLEIDNTLRSGANVLFEGAQGTLLDVDHGTYPFVTSSSPCAGGACTGAGIGPGRIDRVIGVTKAYCTRVGEGPFPTEDKGSLGEMLRTKGGEYGATTGRPRRCGWNDLVAVDYAVKINGLDCIALTKLDVLSGFDEIEVCTAYEINGKIQKHFPSSCSDLSKAHPVFKQLPGWEEDISVCRSFEELPQNAQDYVRFIEDHTGIPVVLIGVGVGREDTILRGI from the coding sequence ATGAAGGGTCGCACAGATGTGGTTTTAGGGGTCCAGTGGGGAGACGAGGGCAAGGGACGGGTCGTTGATGCGCTTGCAGGAGACGCGGGCATCGTCGTCCGTTATCAGGGCGGAGCTAATGCGGGGCATACTGTCGTGGTCAAAGATGAAAAATATGTCTTTCACCTTCTGCCGTCCGGGATACTCTATCCGGATAAGGTCTGCCTCATCGGCAACGGAGTCGTACTTGACCCGGAGACCCTTTTTGAGGAACTGGACGGACTTAAGGCCCGCGGTAAGGAACTTGCGCGTCTTGTTGTCAGCCACGGCGCGCACATCGTCATGCCATATCACAAAATGATAGACAGGCTTTCAGAGGGAGCGCGCGCATCCGACCAGAAGATAGGCACCACGGGACGCGGCATAGGGCCATGCTATTCCGACAAGTTCGAGCGCGTTGGAATAAGGGCTGAAGATCTTACAAATCCTGATATTCTGAAGGAAAAACTCACTCTCAACATCAAGCTGAAAAATGAGATACTGACAAAGATATACGGCGCGGAGCCGCTGGATTTCGAAAATATATACAGCACCGCTCTTGAATGGGGCGGAAGGCTGAAACCTATGCTCGGCGATGCATTTCTTGAGATCGACAATACACTGCGGTCGGGAGCAAACGTCCTCTTTGAAGGGGCTCAGGGCACACTGCTTGACGTGGACCATGGAACATATCCTTTCGTGACAAGTTCAAGCCCATGCGCCGGGGGTGCGTGCACCGGAGCAGGCATCGGCCCTGGACGCATAGACAGAGTCATAGGAGTTACAAAAGCATATTGCACAAGGGTAGGAGAAGGTCCGTTCCCGACAGAGGACAAAGGATCGCTTGGCGAAATGCTCCGCACAAAAGGCGGTGAGTACGGTGCGACGACCGGACGCCCAAGGCGCTGCGGCTGGAACGACCTCGTCGCCGTTGATTACGCGGTAAAGATCAACGGACTTGACTGTATCGCTCTCACAAAGCTTGACGTGCTCTCAGGGTTTGACGAGATAGAGGTATGTACAGCATATGAGATAAACGGCAAAATACAGAAACATTTTCCAAGCAGCTGTTCAGATCTCTCCAAAGCACACCCTGTATTTAAGCAGCTTCCCGGGTGGGAAGAGGATATCAGCGTCTGCCGCAGCTTTGAAGAGCTCCCGCAGAACGCACAGGATTATGTGCGCTTCATTGAAGATCACACCGGCATCCCTGTAGTCCTTATCGGAGTCGGAGTCGGACGTGAGGATACAATACTCAGGGGGATATAG